From one Haloarcula taiwanensis genomic stretch:
- a CDS encoding AbrB family transcriptional regulator, producing MAADDAPEETKVSDRGMVTIPASLRRRLDIEPGDKLRWDTDDDGTLVVEVVKQHYGAFDDFEPVSMGGDGQETHDLAGHEDESGFTSRW from the coding sequence ATGGCAGCAGACGACGCTCCTGAAGAGACAAAGGTTAGCGACCGGGGGATGGTTACGATTCCGGCATCGCTGCGTCGTCGGCTCGATATCGAGCCAGGCGACAAACTCCGCTGGGACACTGACGATGATGGGACGCTCGTCGTAGAGGTTGTCAAGCAACACTACGGTGCGTTTGATGACTTTGAGCCTGTCTCGATGGGTGGCGATGGGCAAGAGACGCACGACCTCGCTGGACATGAGGATGAGTCTGGCTTTACCAGTAGATGGTAG
- a CDS encoding transcriptional regulator: MTAWHTCTALQRDLLKAIADHDHYDRAATADALQIAVETRREATLDDARVTDSLAELEANDLVTTTDGGTTIPSHTAAATRLDTVLQAAEPALADEELELLDAVSTYLRNTDGFVVGTHAEPAIRSHALEVIATREDGHGAPAGDVLDTLACEYGAQRAMTALLDLLVQGDCYQPQPATLRRVDTDTSEPGGDR; the protein is encoded by the coding sequence ATGACCGCCTGGCACACTTGCACCGCCCTCCAGCGGGATCTCCTGAAAGCGATTGCCGACCACGACCACTACGACCGCGCGGCCACCGCCGACGCCCTCCAGATCGCCGTCGAAACCCGACGCGAGGCCACGCTCGACGATGCCCGCGTCACGGACAGCCTCGCCGAGCTCGAAGCCAACGACCTTGTCACCACCACCGACGGCGGCACCACCATCCCCTCACACACGGCGGCAGCCACCCGACTCGACACCGTCCTGCAGGCCGCCGAACCTGCCCTCGCTGACGAGGAACTCGAACTGCTGGACGCTGTCAGCACCTACCTCCGGAACACGGACGGCTTCGTCGTCGGGACCCACGCCGAGCCCGCAATCCGCAGCCACGCGCTTGAGGTTATCGCCACCCGTGAGGACGGCCACGGCGCACCCGCCGGGGACGTACTGGACACGCTCGCCTGCGAGTACGGAGCCCAGCGGGCGATGACGGCGCTGTTGGACCTTCTGGTGCAGGGCGACTGTTATCAGCCACAGCCAGCGACGTTGCGGCGCGTCGACACCGACACCAGCGAGCCGGGAGGAGACCGATGA
- a CDS encoding DNA-binding protein, producing MTTYHELTGFQRDLLEAIAAVDDDPYGLALKDYLDERYADPINHSRLYQNLDQLVEQDLINRDALDARTNVYTLTDAGRHKLQRHAETLAQLCELPRPVADGGTQ from the coding sequence ATGACGACCTATCACGAGCTGACGGGCTTCCAGCGCGACCTCCTGGAAGCCATCGCCGCCGTCGACGACGACCCGTATGGCCTCGCGCTCAAGGACTACCTCGACGAGCGCTACGCCGACCCCATCAACCACAGCCGCCTCTACCAGAACCTCGACCAGCTCGTTGAACAAGACCTCATCAACCGCGACGCCCTCGACGCCCGCACCAACGTGTATACGCTGACTGACGCTGGCAGACACAAGCTCCAGCGCCACGCCGAAACGCTCGCACAACTCTGTGAACTGCCCCGACCCGTCGCTGACGGAGGGACACAGTAA